In the Dictyostelium discoideum AX4 chromosome 6 chromosome, whole genome shotgun sequence genome, ATCTTCATTCTTATCTAATGCAAGTAATGATGCTGATCTATTACTATATAAAATATGATTACTTGGATCTAATTCAATTGCTTGATCAAAACATTTCACTGCTGAATTATAATCTTTACTTGAAAATGCAGCATTACcttgatttttaaattctgttgcctgtgtaaaaaaaaataaataaattaaaataaaaaatttgttaataaaaaaaaaattaaaaataaaaaataaaaaaataaaaaattattatttaccttTTGTGCGTTTTcactcatttttttattttttatatatatattttgcaagtccaaaaataaaataaaataataaaaaaaaaaaaaaaaaattaaaaaataaaattaaaaaaaaaaatgaaaaaaaaaaaaaatgaaaaaaattgaaaaatgaaaatcaccagaatttttaaaaaaatttaatttggaAATCTATTAAATTTCAAGATTTTATAAGGGTTTTTTTAGTCAATTTGTATTAATTCGTTCCTTTTcgctaaaattaaaaaaaatgaaataaaataaaactctTTTGTTGATTCCATTTAAATCctgataaattttttttttttattattttagcgAAAAGGAATGAATGAATTAACACAAATTGAGTAACCTAACGGACAAATTGGTAACCGGAAATTAGAAGGATTTGAAGTTTCCCTTTTActggaaatttttttttatttatttattaactgactaatttatttaagaCCACAATGTGACCAAAAGATTCTTTTATTATCTAAATTtagataataaatcaaaaaaaaaaaaaaaaaaatgaaaaataaaaaaaaaaaaaaaaaaaaattttgggaGTGTTTGGAAAAGTTGGATacttattaaaaaataaaaaaaattaaaaaaaaaaataaaaaaaaataaaaaataaaaaattaaaaaaaattttttgaaaaaaaaaaaataaaagaaagcGAGACGTTGTGAAACAgagaaataattaaagaaataaacaaataaacaaacaaacaacaaacgaataaacaaacaaataaataagcaaatacataaataataaataaataaataaataaataaaacaaaataaaaatatagatatatatatataaaacaaaaatgggAAAACCTTTATATCttgttaaatttataattattggtAGTCAATCAGTTGGTAAAAGTTGTCTTTTATTTAGAttcattgataataaatttaaaagtcaATCAACTCATACAATTGGTGTAGATTTTTCATCAAGGGTTGTAGATATTCAAGGgaaaaatgttaaattacAGATTTGGtttgtattttaaaatataaaattaaaacttttttttttttttttttattaatttaaatatatattaactctattacaattaattttttagggATACTGCCGGACAAGAAAGATTTAGATCAGTTGTAAGTAgagtttatatatatatatattattgaaaaaaataaaaataaaaataaaaaaataaaataaacaagtttttaataataataataataataataataataataataataataataataataataataataataatatcaaataaatcgAATAGGTTATTTCATATTATAGAGGATCAGCAGGTGTCGCATTAGTTTATGATGTTACAAATCGTGAATCATACAATCATATCACAAATTGGTTATCAGATGTTAAATCACTTGCATCACCAGATGTaacaattattttagttGGAAATAAAGCAGATTTAACAGAACAAAGAGAAGTTACATTCTTGGAAGCATCTAGAATAGCTCAAGAgaatggattattatttatggaAACTTCAGCCCTTACTGGTGAAGGTGTTGAAGAAATGTTTTTAAAGTGTACTCGTACAATCATGACAAAAATTGATAGTGGTGAAGTTAATTTAGAACATTTAGGTGTACAAATATCTTCAGATTCTGGTAATGTTACAAAGAAACCTGGTGATTCATCTAATTGTagttgttgaaaaaaaagagaattttaaaaaagagaattaaaaaaaaaaaaaaaaaaaaaaaaaaaaaacccatcGATTTCAAATAAACAAGTATATACACATATATTTTTtcatgtaaataataataataacaataaaaacaattcatgacaaaaaaaaaaaaaaaaaaaaaaaaaccaagatcttttttttaaaacaagattttctttttattattcttataaaaaaacgaatttaaaaaataaaaaataaaaaaaaaaaaaaaaaaaaaaaaaaatcgatattttatttttttatttttttttatttttttattttttctacacattaaaacaaataaattaaaacatataatttatattatgatATCATAAGAAaagataaatttataaaacaagaaataaataaataaataataaataaataaacaaataggaaatatatatatgaataaataaaaaaaaataaaaaaaataaaaaaaataaaaaaaagaaaacgaTGGGAAATACAGTAGTTAAAAAAGCGTCAAAcataaatgaatttaaacaagatgttttcaaaataaattcactgtatgttgttttttaaaaaaacatccAAAATTTGAAGAAACAATATATGAACATCACgattctaataaaaaaaaaacatttttataaAGGATTAATAATAGGAATAAAAAAGCTACAGatacaaatatatatataacatTATCAGTCGATATACCAGATAATGAAATAGTTACAGAAACCATTTTATGGAAATTACTTGTTAATGTTTCAATTTTAGTTGTATGTACTAACATttcataaattaatataaatttgatactaattgaaaataataaattaataaaattaatatatatataataataataataaaaatttatagtttaataaaaaaaatgatggaaattataaaaatgaagaaccaatattaaattcaaaattaacatttggagaattttatagttttttaaataatatacaattatattttgaaaaagaagattcaaaaaataaaaataattcaacaacaatagcaacaacaacaacaacagcggaagaaaaatttaaaattgaagaagaGGAGGATAATCTTTGTCCAATTTGTTTTGATAAAGAAGCAACATTTGTTGTATCAAGTGATTGTTTTCATGCATTTTGTCCTGAATGTGCAGAGGATTGGAAATCAAGATCAAATTTATGTCCACTTTGTAGaagagaaaataataattcaaataaattagattttatattaattgaaGATATTCAAAATGAACCCTTATTGGATTTTATtagtaatattttaattcaaataaaaaaataataaacaacaatgtatcatatataaaaaaaaaaaaaaaaaaaaaatgattgtatatttttagatattttttttttattttttttttattattttttttttaattttttttttaatttttttttttcttttaatttaaaattatatatatattgatattattaattctaatttattCATCACTtgcttcttcttcttcatattctccttcttcttcatcatcatcctcctcttcatcatcaccatcttcatcatcatcatcatcatcatcatcatcatcatcatcatctgaaGGTAAAACACCACCATCAGTGAATAAACttgtattaatttgatttgcTAAAGCAGCGATTTCTTCTTCAGATTTCTCATATTCTTTAGATTTAGTATCGATAGCAGATTCATCATCTACAAAGAGATCAGGATTGAAAACAAACATTTCTCTACCACTCATAGAGGTCTTACCAGCTTTAATATCAGCAAGACGTTTGTCTTGGGCGTCTTTGGCtgctttttctttttgtaatCTTTTCTCTTCTTTCCATCTTAAGAAAGTTTCTAAAGTGACAGGAGTtgattttgttaattttgcTCTCTCCTCTTCAATCAATTCTTCGATTGGTATTTCTTCAACTTCATCCTCCTCTCTTgacttcttcttttttaattggtaccCTTCTGGCAAACAATGTTGATATGCACATTTCTCACCACCATTTGGACACTCCCAGAACCAACCATACTTTTTACTCTCGATTGCGTctaaaaagaatttacaaaTGATTGCTGTTGGTTTGGCTTTGTTTTCAGTTGTTCTCTTCTTTTCAACAACTGATTTCAATTTTGCTTCATCCCAATTCTCCATTGTATCCTCATCTTTACGACGATCAGTGTAAATATCAATCTTTTCAGATTTTCTACCTGCTGCTAAATCATGTGCAAACTTACATCTATTACCTTTTGGACATGTTACACCttgtttaaaatattcaCACACAATACTCTTTGGATCAACACCTAATGGTACTTTACTTTGTACAATTGTATTTACTAAAATTGATTCTGCTTCTTTCTTTGCTTTCTCTGCTAATTCTTTATCTCTTTTAGCTTTTTCTTTCAATGCTGCTtcctaaaaatattaataaaaaaaaaaaattttaattgggggtttttttttttttttttttttttttttttttttttttttttgtgattaaattgatatttatataaaattattgatagattgataatatttgaattaattttcattattattgttggaATAAAATTTCTGTATTTTTTTACCTTATTTTGAAGACCAGAGTGCTTAACTTGGGCTTCAACTTGAGATACATAAGCTGCAACTTTTTTactcttatttttattttttaaaccaaaGGTTTTATCTTCaacctttttctttttttctttttcaactgttttttttgattgggCTTGTTTTGGTGGCATTTTATCTTAAAAAACctttattgataattttacaataatatatctatttatatatatataaaataaaatttgttagaaaaaaaaaaaatgaaaaaaaaaaaaatgggcggaaaaaaaaaataaaaaaaaaaaaaaaataaaaaaatgaaaaacaaaaaataaaaaaaaaataaaaaaattcacgcaaaattaatgaagttctatttgttttttgatttaagagtatttttttttttttttttatttaacagattttaaaaaaggaataTATTAAGAAAAATGAattgattaaaatatttgagaaaatttttataatttaaaatatctccCCCTTTCTCACCACAatatttgtttataaaaaaaaaattgaaaaaaaaaaaaaattttatttttaatttttctaatttttttttttttaataatgatttaatttaattt is a window encoding:
- the rab4 gene encoding Rab GTPase: MGKPLYLVKFIIIGSQSVGKSCLLFRFIDNKFKSQSTHTIGVDFSSRVVDIQGKNVKLQIWDTAGQERFRSVVISYYRGSAGVALVYDVTNRESYNHITNWLSDVKSLASPDVTIILVGNKADLTEQREVTFLEASRIAQENGLLFMETSALTGEGVEEMFLKCTRTIMTKIDSGEVNLEHLGVQISSDSGNVTKKPGDSSNCSC
- a CDS encoding CCCH-type zinc finger-containing protein yields the protein MPPKQAQSKKTVEKEKKKKVEDKTFGLKNKNKSKKVAAYVSQVEAQVKHSGLQNKEAALKEKAKRDKELAEKAKKEAESILVNTIVQSKVPLGVDPKSIVCEYFKQGVTCPKGNRCKFAHDLAAGRKSEKIDIYTDRRKDEDTMENWDEAKLKSVVEKKRTTENKAKPTAIICKFFLDAIESKKYGWFWECPNGGEKCAYQHCLPEGYQLKKKKSREEDEVEEIPIEELIEEERAKLTKSTPVTLETFLRWKEEKRLQKEKAAKDAQDKRLADIKAGKTSMSGREMFVFNPDLFVDDESAIDTKSKEYEKSEEEIAALANQINTSLFTDGGVLPSDDDDDDDDDDDDDEDGDDEEEDDDEEEGEYEEEEASDE